A single region of the Ascaphus truei isolate aAscTru1 chromosome 6, aAscTru1.hap1, whole genome shotgun sequence genome encodes:
- the SNRNP70 gene encoding U1 small nuclear ribonucleoprotein 70 kDa — MTQFLPPNLLALFAPRDPVPYLPPLEKLPHEKHHNQPYSGIAPYIREFEDPRDAPPPTRAETRDERMERKRREKIERRQQDVESELKIWDPHNDPNAQGDAFKTLFVARVNYDTTESKLRREFEVYGPIKRIHMVYNKQSSKPRGYAFIEYEHERDMHSAYKHADGKKIDGRRVLVDVERGRTVKGWRPRRLGGGLGGTRRGGADVNIRHSGRDDTSRYDERDRERERNDRRGGERSREREKEPQREAPRERRRTRSRERRRRTRSREKEEKKRSRERSRDKDKDKDKDKDKDKDKDKDKDKDKDKDRDKDRDRDRKRRSRSRDRKRDRDRDREKREERVEGEIPELFDAPPEDLQMGDLGVDGVEVKQEPEEKGRERDRERDRDKDRDKDRDRDRDRRRSHRDRDREKDKDKDRDRDRERRRDRDRDRDRDHKRERDRGGERSEKREERVPDNGMTQVSVEETSQDMYLDQESMQSGEGYLSTENGYMAEPTME, encoded by the exons ATGACGCAGTTCTTGCCCCCCAATCTGTTGGCCCTGTTTGCGCCCAGGGACCCAGTTCCATACCTTCCACCCTTGGAGAAATTACCTCATGAAAAACACCACAACCAGCCGTACAGTGGCATTGCTCCCTATATTCGGGAGTTTGAG GACCCTCGAGATGCTCCACCTCCAACCAGAGCGGAAACGCGTGATGAGCGAATGGAAAGGAAG AGAAGAGAAAAGATCGAGAGAAGACAACAGGATGTTGAGAGTGAGCTGAAAATAT GGGATCCTCATAATGATCCAAATGCTCAAGGAGATGCCTTCAAAACCCTTTTTGTTGCCAGAGTG AACTACGATACAACAGAATCCAAGCTGCGACGAGAGTTTGAGGTGTATGGGCCTATTAAACGG ATTCACATGGTGTATAATAAGCAGTCAAGCAAACCCCGTGGCTATGCCTTCATTGAGTATGAACATGAAAGAGATATGCACT CGGCCTACAAGCATGCAGATGGGAAGAAAATAGATGGAAGGCGTGTGTTGGTTGATGTTGAGAGAGGACGTACTGTAAAAGGCTGGCGCCCACGCAGACTTG GTGGTGGTCTGGGGGGGACAAGAAGGGGTGGAGCTGATGTTAATATTAGGCACTCTGGCAGAGATGATACATCTAGATATGATGAAAG GGATCGTGAGAGGGAGCGGAATGACCGGCGCGGTGGGGAACGCAGTCGGGAGCGGGAGAAGGAGCCGCAGCGGGAAGCTCCACGTGAGCGGCGCAGAACTCGCTCCAGGGAGCGCAGAAGAAGAACTCGCAGtcgggaaaaagaagaaaagaagcgtAGCAGGGAGAGGAGCCGGGATAAAGACAAGGACAAAGATAAAGATAAGGATAAGGACAAAGACAAGGATAAAGACAAGGACAAGGATAAGGATAAGGATAGagataaggacagagacagagaccgcAAGCGCAGAAGTCGTAGCAGAGACCGTAAACGTGACCGGGACCGTGACCGGGAAAAGAGAGAGGAACGGGTTGAGGGGGAGATACCAGAGTTGTTTGATGCACCACCTGAAGATTTGCAAATGGGTGACTTGGGTGTTGATGGTGTTGAGGTGAAACAAGAGCCAGAGGAGAAAGGTAGAGAGCGTGATAGAGAGAGGGACCGAGACAAGGACAGGGATAAAGATAGAGACCGTGATAGAGACAGAAGGCGTAGCCACAGGGACCGGGATAGAGAGAAGGACAAGGACAAGGATcgggatagagacagagagaggagacgagACCGGGATAGAGATCGAGACAGGGAtcacaaaagagagagagaccgaggcgGCGAGCGTAGTGaaaaaagggaggagagggttCCAGATAACGGTATGACTCAAGTATCAGTAGAAGAGACCAGCCAAGACATGTACCTGGACCAGGAATCCATGCAGTCTGGAGAGGGATATCTATCCACAGAGAATGGGTACATGGCAGAGCCTACTATGGAGTGA
- the LIN7B gene encoding protein lin-7 homolog B isoform X1, with translation MAALSEPLGLERDVCRAIELLERLQRSGEVPPQKLQALQRVLQSKFCSAIREVYEQLYDTLDITGSAEIRAHATAKATVAAFAASEGHAHPRVVELPKTDEGLGFNIMGGKEQNSPIYISRIIPGGVADRHGGLKRGDQLLSVNGVSVEGEQHEKAVELLKAAQGTVKLVVRYTPKVLEEMEARFEKMRTARRRQQQNSYTSLESRG, from the exons ATGGCAGCTCTGTCTGAGCCCCTGGGTCTGGAAAGAG ATGTGTGCCGTGCCATCGAGCTGCTGGAGAGACTGCAGCGGAGTGGGGAGGTCCCGCCACAGAAACTACAAGCCCTGCAGCGTGTCCTGCAAAGCAAGTTCTGCTCGGCCATACGTGAG GTCTACGAGCAGCTATATGACACTCTGGATATCACAGGCAGTGCAGAAATAAGGGCTCATGCCACAGCCAAG GCGACTGTTGCTGCTTTTGCAGCCAGTGAAGGACATGCCCACCCAAGAGTTGTGGAGCTCCCCAAAACAGATGAAGGTCTAGGGTTCAACATCATGGGTGGAAAGGAGCAGAACTCTCCTATCTACATCTCTCGGATCATTCCCGGGGGAGTGGCAGACCGCCACGGGGGGCTCAAACGTGGGGACCAGCTCCTGTCTGTCAACGGAGTG AGTGTGGAAGGAGAGCAGCATGAGAAAGCAGTGGAGCTGCTGAAGGCAGCACAGGGGACGGTGAAACTGGTCGTGCGCTACACTCCCAAAGTTTTGGAGGAGATGGAGGCCAGGTTTGAGAAAATGAGGACAGCCCGGCGTCGGCAGCAGCAGAACAGCTACAC GTCCCTTGAGTCCCGGGGGTAA
- the LIN7B gene encoding protein lin-7 homolog B isoform X2: MAALSEPLGLERDVCRAIELLERLQRSGEVPPQKLQALQRVLQSKFCSAIREATVAAFAASEGHAHPRVVELPKTDEGLGFNIMGGKEQNSPIYISRIIPGGVADRHGGLKRGDQLLSVNGVSVEGEQHEKAVELLKAAQGTVKLVVRYTPKVLEEMEARFEKMRTARRRQQQNSYTSLESRG, from the exons ATGGCAGCTCTGTCTGAGCCCCTGGGTCTGGAAAGAG ATGTGTGCCGTGCCATCGAGCTGCTGGAGAGACTGCAGCGGAGTGGGGAGGTCCCGCCACAGAAACTACAAGCCCTGCAGCGTGTCCTGCAAAGCAAGTTCTGCTCGGCCATACGTGAG GCGACTGTTGCTGCTTTTGCAGCCAGTGAAGGACATGCCCACCCAAGAGTTGTGGAGCTCCCCAAAACAGATGAAGGTCTAGGGTTCAACATCATGGGTGGAAAGGAGCAGAACTCTCCTATCTACATCTCTCGGATCATTCCCGGGGGAGTGGCAGACCGCCACGGGGGGCTCAAACGTGGGGACCAGCTCCTGTCTGTCAACGGAGTG AGTGTGGAAGGAGAGCAGCATGAGAAAGCAGTGGAGCTGCTGAAGGCAGCACAGGGGACGGTGAAACTGGTCGTGCGCTACACTCCCAAAGTTTTGGAGGAGATGGAGGCCAGGTTTGAGAAAATGAGGACAGCCCGGCGTCGGCAGCAGCAGAACAGCTACAC GTCCCTTGAGTCCCGGGGGTAA